The DNA segment TTCATTTCAGAATTAGCGGCTCTTCGGAAGGTGTAATGAACTTCACCATAACCGGCAGAGATTCCATAATCCTCCGTTCCCATGGTTAGGAAAATCGGAGTTAAAACAGAGAATTTTTCTTTTTTCGGATCAGGTTGAATTTTCTTGTTGAACTCATTGATAATTTCTGCAATCGCCAAAGCAGGATTATCACCATTTTCTGGCTCACCGGCGTGTGCCGTTTTACCATGAAGTTTAATAATGATAGAATTTACGGCACATGTAAAAGTATGGTTCTTCACCACAATATCATGATGGTCATATCCCGGAAGATTGTGAAGTGCAAAGACTTTATCGGGGTTCAATTCTTTAAAACGGGTATCATTGTAAATTGCGACTGCTCCTTCCCCATTTTCTTCAGCAGGTTGAAAAAGTAAAATGACTTTCGTATGCTTCATTTTCTGTAACGATAATTTTTTCGCTAAGGCACACATTACGCTCATATGACCATCATGTCCGCATTTGTGTGAAACCTCATCGGTAACAGATTGATGTTCGAAATCATTAATTTCTTGAATCGGCAGCGCATCTAATTCACATCGGAACATAATGGTTTGTTTCACTTCTTTTTCAGGATGATAAATGGCGATAACTCCTGTTCCGTTTCCTAAGTTTTCTAATAATTCGTCTGGTTTATAATTTTTTAAAAACGAAGCAATTGTTTTTGCGGTTTCAAATTCAAAGCCTGAAAGTTCAGGATTCTGGTGAAGGTGTTTTCGAAGCGTAAGAATATCGTTCATTGAGAATTATTTAAATTAAGAAAAGCCTTGTCTATGGATACTGCTAAATTACAGAACCATAAAAAAGGAATTATTAGGTAAATCCTAATCTAATAAGTTATGAAAATTTAATGGAAGTTAAATAAACTGAGGTGTTAAATTCAAAAATTTTGTTGATTTTATTATCTAGTTCGCTTTTAATTTACCACTTCGTTAATGTCTTTTATACTTC comes from the Chryseobacterium sp. SNU WT5 genome and includes:
- a CDS encoding amidohydrolase, which produces MNDILTLRKHLHQNPELSGFEFETAKTIASFLKNYKPDELLENLGNGTGVIAIYHPEKEVKQTIMFRCELDALPIQEINDFEHQSVTDEVSHKCGHDGHMSVMCALAKKLSLQKMKHTKVILLFQPAEENGEGAVAIYNDTRFKELNPDKVFALHNLPGYDHHDIVVKNHTFTCAVNSIIIKLHGKTAHAGEPENGDNPALAIAEIINEFNKKIQPDPKKEKFSVLTPIFLTMGTEDYGISAGYGEVHYTFRRAANSEMKELEQELESIAINAADKYNLKPEISWTQRFSANENDPEVVDFVRLAAKDCQFHLIERDVPLQWGEDFGIFTEHYKGAMFGLGSGKNTPNLHNPDYDWPDEITETGAEIFYKISELIDAQ